TCTATCCCGATGAAGAAGCTTCCAAGCTCTATATAAAGGAATTACTTGCAGATACTCCCGAAGCAGAACATTCGTTACTTACTCGCATTTGCCAGAACATGCATACCGAAACCCTCGATATCATCATGCCTCCCATAAAAGATCAATCCTCTTTTGATCTGGGTATGATACGCATCATTCAGGCCAAACCTGTACTGCAACTTTATGCAGCCGCACATCCCGAGGAAGAAATGAACATTGATCTCATTGACAACGAACTTTCAGCCAACAATGGTTATTATTACCTGAATAAAGGGAAATGTATGTATAGTCACAGACGGCTTCCGGGCGCACATGAGCAATTAACAATCGGGCAATTAACAGAAAAAGTATTTGCTTCGGAACAAGCATACATGAGTTTAATGCTAAACTGACATTACCCCAAATGGTAACTTTGTTAACCCCACACAGTAACTCCATTTACATGCTGAGGTAAAGGTCGTTACATGCCGAGGTAAAGAGCGTTACAATAAGCGGTAAAGGTCGTTACATACGGCGGTAAATGCTTTTACATCGCAAGGGAAATAGCTTGTAAATACTATCTATTGATAATCAAACAATTATCTAAAGCCATTGGTAGTACTAATTCATTTCCGAAAAGAAAGGAAGGAAATGATAAATCCCCATTTAACTCATAACCGCACGGTTATAAACTCATCCCGCCAACCGGTAAAAACAGTAATTTAGTTACTTTTATCTGTAATCTGTATACAACGTTTACGGAATATCTTCGGTAATTTTGCATTGTAAATGAAGCGAATGCAGAATCCCATAAATATTGATTTAATAAACAATAGAACCTATCATCATAAAAACAAAACATTATGAACCTGAAAAGAATAATCATTGCCATAACGGTTGTTTTAATCGGTACAGGCAATATAAACGCACAAGATATGAAAACAGAAGTTCCAAAAATCAGTGATTTCCCAGTAGGGGAAGAGAATACTGGCTACGCACAGTATTTTACAGGTAAATCCTGGCTGGCACCTTTGACTACCAGTAAAGAATTGAATGTCCCGATATCCAACGTTACGTTTGAGCCCGGTTGCCGCAACAACTGGCACAGTCACACAGGCGGGCAACTACTAATTGCCGTAGGTGGTATAGGCTATTATCAGGAACGCGGAAAGGCTGCACGCCGTCTGTTGTCCGGTGATGTAGTAGAAATCGCTCCTAACGTAGAACATTGGCACGGCGCCGCACCCGATAGCTGGTTCTCACACCTTGCCATAGCGTGCAATCCGCAAACGAATCAGAATACCTGGCTTGAGGTGGTGAATGATGAAGAATATGCGGAAGCTGTAAAAGACAGAAGCAGTAAGAATGAAAAGGATGAGAATAGAATTGAATTATGTAAAAAGAACTACACCCAACTATTCGGTGGAGAAGCTTTAACCGGAGAAGGTACAGATCCGGAAATGATGAATATACTTCAGAAATATATATTTGGAGAAGTGTTCAGGACGGGGGATCTAGATATGAAAACGCGTGAGATGATTACTTGCGTATCATTAGCCGCCATGCAGCAACTGCCACAGCTAAAGAGTCATGCCGGAGCTACACTAAACGTAGGGATAACTCCTATAGAACTGCGCGAGGCTATCTATCAATGCGCTCCCATTATCGGTTTCCCAAAAGTATTGAATGCATTAAGTGCAATAAACTCCACATTTACGGAAAGAGGCATCAAGTTACCTTTGGAAAAACAGGAGACTGTGACGGAAAAAAATCGTTTGGAAAAAGGCCTTGCTATTCAAAAGCCACTTTACGGAGAGGCCATGAAGGAATTTCTAAAAGATGTTCCGGGCGGCATGGGAGCCGACGTAGCACGTTTCCTGACTGAAGTTCACTTCGGAGATTTCCAAACCCGAAGCGGACTAAATACCCAAACGCGTGAATTGTTAACTTTCTGCGTGCTGACTGTAATTGGTGCAGAGCTCCAACTCCAATCACACCTCCAGGCCAATCTGAAAGTAGGTAACAGTAAGGAAATGCTGACTGCCGCTGTCATACAATGTATGCCTTATATCGGTTTTCCGGCAGCAATAAAGGTACTGGATATTATCAAAGAAGCATGATACTTTCTTCCATAAATTCTTTATTGACACAACCGTTTTAGCAAATCTTCATGATCCGGGTAAAGTTTCGATAAACGATCGAACGTACCCAACTCAAAATCATCGAAGGTAAAACCGGGAGCAACGGCACAACTAACCAGTGCATATCCGAAATGCGAAGGCAATTCGGCAGCAAACCAACATCCGGGTTCGATGGCAACCTGCTGTTCACCCGAAAAGTCAGCAGTCATCAAGTGAGTAACCAATCTACCATCGGGATGGATCACATGTAACATCAGGGGATATCCCGCGTGGTAGTACCACACTTCGGGGGAAGTCAGTCTGTGGAAAGCTGATTTGTCTTCATTTTCCAACAGGTAATAAATGGAGGTCATGGCTGATTTATCGTTATCAATCAGTTTTTCGGAACGAAATATTTCTTTGTAGTATCCACCTTCAGGATGGCGACTCATATTCAGATGATTTATCCAGTCAATTGCTTTCATACCTATATTATTATTAATCAATCCCGCTCTTCCGTGACAAACATCATAGAAAAGCGGGATTTCTTTTATTTAGAATCTCTTAAAGTCCACTGAAGTCAACTCCTTCAAACACTAATGAAGGAACCAGCCAGCTACGATCTGTACGGGCATCATTACCGATAGCCGCCAACGAATTCCACAACGTCAGGAAGTTTCCGGTAACATTCATTTCATTGACAGGTTGCGTCAATTTACCGTTCTCTATGAGGAATCCTTCGATACCGTAAGAGAAGTCACCTGTGTTGCTATTGCTGTTACCACCATTCAAACCGGTAACAAGGATACCATTGGCTACATCAGCAATCAAACCATTAAGATCTTTATCACCCGGAGTAAGTACCAGACGTGACGGACCGCTAATAGTAGGAGCTACCCCCATCTTCTTGGCATTATAAGTATCAAAGAAGTAAGTCTTCAACACACCATTCTCAAAGATCGGACGATGTTCCGTTGCCACACCTTCGTTGTCGAAATAACGCGAACCATTGGCACCTATCACATGCGGATCATCCATTACAGTCAGCTTATCAGAGAATACTTTCTGATCCAGTTTATCAATCAGGAAAGAGTTCTTTTGCTGCAAAGAGGAACCATAAAGAGCACTCAATACTGGACTCAACATACGTCCCGAATTTATCGGATCAACCACCATTGTGTATTTACCAGACTTAGCTTTCTTCTGTCCCAATTTACGCAATACACGTTCCAGTGCTACTGAACCGATATCTGTTTTAGGCAATTTATCATAGAACAAGGAGCTTCCATACCAATAATCAGACGGACGGGCTTCACCCTCACCTTTGATGGCTACACTGGCAGAAACTGAATACCAGGTTGATTTGGACTCACCCTCAAAGCCATTACTCATCAGGCGATAAGAAGCATTTTCACCATCACTGTATGAGGTCTCTACTGAGATGATACGGTCATTCTTACCCATAACTTCTCCGGCGGCAGCACGGGCCAAAGCTACTTTATCATCCGGATTGATGCCAAAGATCTTATCATCGAACATCTGCAAATCGGGTTTCCCACCTGTATAATAGCGGGCAGGATCTGCCAATACACGGAATTCATCCGGAGCCAGATAACGGGTAGACTCAATACCATTCTTGATAAATGTTTCAAGTTCTTTCTTATCCAGACGATTGGTAGAATAATTACCGTAACGTCCGTCTACATACACGTTGATTCCCATGCCACTTTCAGAAGCCTGTTGCAGACGATCCATCTTAGCATCGCGCAATTCAAAAGAAGTGTTTGAATTGGCATACAATACAACTTTGGCTGCCTGGCAACCATTCTTCAGAGCGAAATCCATCGCCCATTGAGCCAGTTTTTTATTATTATCTGTTATCATCAGTTTTCTCCTCCTACAGTTAATTTACTTACTAAGGCCGAAGGCATACCGCAGGTCACCGGACAAGACTGTCCGTCCTTACCGCATGTCCACGTACCGTTATCGATCTGGTCATTGCTTGCCACCATCGTGATGTCTGCCAATGCTTTGGGTCCATTACCGATAATATTGATATCTTTGATAGGTTGCGTCAGCTTACCGTCTTCAATCATATAACCGAATTTTACGAAGAACGTAAAGTCACCTGCACCAATCTGCACCTGTCCATTGGTGAATTGTTGTGCATAAATACCATTCTTTACAGTAGAGATGATATCTTCTTCCTTCATATCTCCGGCTTCCATATACGTAGCACGCATACGAGGAATAGGTACATTACGGAAAGTATCGCGGCGTCCGTTTCCGGTAGGAGCCACACCGTAGTGTTTAGAACTGATACGGTCGTGCAGGTAACTAGTCAATACACCATCCTTCACGATATAAGTCTTCTGTCCTTCTATACCTTCATCATCGAAGTTTACAGAACCACGATTGAAAGGAATCGTACCGTCATCTACCACACTGATATGTGCATTACATACTTTCTTGTTCAACTGATCGGCAAAGATAGAAACATTCTTACGGTTGAAATCAGCTTCAAACGCATGTCCGATAGCTTCGTGCAACAAAATACCCGAACCGCCGGATGCCATCACCACAGGGAGTTCACCACCTTTAGGCTTAATGGCTTTAAACATAATTGCTGTATTGTCTACAACTTCGCGAGCTATCACTTCGATGATATCATCCGTCATAAATTCAAAACCTTTACGATAGGAACGAGTGGCATAGTTATTTTCCATACGTCCGTTCTCTTCCATAATACAGAAAGCCATATAGGATACCATCGGACGATAATCATAGTAAGTCACACCTTCTGAATTACAGAACAGCACATGTGTTGTGTTGTCGCTCAAAGAAGCCTGCACCTTACGTACACGATTGTCCAACGCAAAGACTTTATCATTCAGTTTTTGCAGATAAGGCATTTTCTCTTTCAAACTCACTTCTTCCCAAGGAGTAACTACAGAATAACGGTCTCTTTCAATCGTCTTCTCCTTAAATGCAACAGGTTTTCCTGCCTTACCGGAAGAAGCAATGCGGGCAGCCGTACGTGCGGCACGCAACATTTCTTCCAACGTCACACCTTCCACATAAGCATAACCGCTTTGGTCACCGGCTAATACACGGACACCCATACCGAAGTCAATATTTGAACTGCAATTGTTCACTTTGCCGTCCATCAGGGCTACAGCATTATTAAAAGAGTGTTCAAAATAAAGGTCCGCATAATCCCCACCTTTTTCAAGTGCAGCAGTCAGCACCTTCTTCAGGTCTGCCTCCGTTACACCGAAATGGTTCATAGCCGCAGCTACAGCAGATTTGTTATCCGTGCCTCCCAAAGCTCCCCGTACCGTATCAGGCAAGGCAAGCGACGGAGCAGCCAGCGAACCTAATACTGCCAGACTCCCCATCCGTAAGAAATTCCGTCTATCCATCTTTCTTTTTTTTAAGATTGCTAATAATATGTTCTTTATATAAGTTCTGTTTTTCAGTATATAAGACGTTATTTAGTATTATTTTGTCACACCCGAAACTAATTTTCTTTTGTCAACAGGCTTTCCAATTCTTCCGCATTCAAACGTAAGTGGAATTGTCCTTTATAGGCTACAGAAATGGACCCGGTTTCTTCGGACACAATAATAGCAAGTGCATCGGATTCCTGAGAAATTCCCATCGCTGCACGATGGCGCAATCCCAGTTCCTTCGGTATATCCAGATTATGCGATACCGGCAAAATGCATCCCGCTGCCTTTATACGACCTTTACTGATAACCATTGCGCCATCATGCAAAGGGCTGTTCTTAAAAAATATATTCTCTATCAGACGCTGGTTAATATCAGCATTGATAATTTCACCCGTACGCACCACATCATCCAAAGGGAAGTTATGTTCAATCACAATCAAGGCTCCCACTTTCTGTTTGCCCATACTGATACATGCCATAACTACCGGCATGATTTCATCGTGCTGCATGCTCTCCTTCTTATTCCCTGTAAAGAAACGTACCAAAGCACTGGCATGCTGGTGTGAACCAAGCGTCAGCAAAAAGCGCCGTATCTCATCCTGGAAGAGGATGATAAGTGCTACTACTCCTACACTCACCAACTTGTCAAAGATGGAACCAAGCAGTTTCATCTCCAATACCTGTGACACTACCAACCAGATCAATATGAATATCAGGATACCTGTAAACACATTGATGGAACCGGAAGCTTTCATCAGCTTATACGTATAGTAAAGCAGAAATGCAACCAGAAGAACGTCAATAATATCTTTTACTCCAATATCAAAAAACATAAGAATTATGATTTAGAATCTATGAATTATGAGCTAAGTGACTTTCCTTATATCACTTATCACTCTATCACCTTATCACTATTTTTCCGCATTGCCTCCACAATCTTCACCGTTTCTACGGCTTCGCGTACATCATGTACCCGGAGAATATCAGCTCCTTTCAACAGACAAATAGTATCAAGTACCGTTGTTCCGTTCAATGCATCCTGCGGAGTGTTACCCAATAAGCGATAGATCATGGACTTACGGGAAATACCTACCAACAAAGGTAATTCAAAAACACGAAATTCTTCGAGATGCGCCAGAAGTTCATAGTTATGTTCTACCGTCTTACCGAAACCGAAACCAGGATCAAGAATAATATCCTTCATACCCAGGTCACGTAACTGCTGCACCTTCTGAGCAAAATACAAAAACACCTCTTTCAGAAGATTATCGTAGTGCGGATGTTGCTGCATATTCTGCGGAGTTCCCTGCATATGCATCATAATGTAAGGCACATTCAGCTCGACCACTGTACGAAACATATCCCCATCCATCTCTCCGGCAGCAATATCATTGATTATAGCCACTCCATATTCCTCCACACACATCCGTGCTACATCCGCTCTGAAAGTATCAACAGAAATAACTGCTCCGGGGTGTGTCTTGCGCAAGATTTCCAATCCCATACGTAAACGTTCCATCTCTTCACGGGGAGAAACGTTTTCTGCATTCGGTCGGGAAGAGTATGCACCGATATCTATAATCCCGGCACCTTCATCCAATATCTGTTGCGCCCGTGCAGCTATTTCAGCTTCAGTTTGCATACGTGAACCGGCATAAAAAGAATCAGGAGTAATATTCAATATTCCCATAACGCAGGGCCCAGAAAGGTCGAGTAAAGAACCGTTGACATTGATATATTTAGAAGATAATGTTTCCATGGATAGTCCTTTTTCGTTTATACTTTGCAAATGTAAACAAAAAAGGTCAGCATAATCCTATAAAATATAAAAAAACAAATTAACTTTGCTCAGGATTGTCAACTAACAGGCAAAAGTAGTAAACTATGAAAATATACAAGATGGGCAGATTATCCTCTCTCTTCTTACTCTTTTTCTGGTTGCTTATTCCGTGGCAGCTTTGCGGACAAGAAACAAGCGAACAAGAAAAGTATCATGTAGACAGTACATTGTTTGTGTACTATCAACATTGCAAGGCAGAAATCAAATCTTCATCTGTCATGCAAATGCTTGATACACTCTTTCTTATGGCCAAAGAAAAAGGTGATATACGAATGCAGGCAGTAGCCATCTCCAGCAAAACAGACCATTTCTATTTTAGTCCGTCCTTTGAAGGCCAAGAGGACAGCCTGATATTGTATACCAACACCATCAAAGACTTTGCCCGGAAAACCAATCAGCCCCAATATTATTATTTTGCCTGGGCCAACCGCCTCATAACTTACTATACAAGACAAAAGAAATTAAACCTGGCTCTCTATGAAGCCAACAAAATGCAGCAAGAATCGGAAAGCCGGGAAGAAATCGATGGTATGCAGAATTGCTATCAGGCCCTATTACGCATCTATCAGAGCAAAGAACTCTATAAGCAAGCCACTGTATATGCCCAAAAGCTGATAGATCTCACATTAAAATATAATCTGAATAAGTATAATCTGACAAATAAATATCTTGAATTAAGTAACTGCTACCTCCGTACCAATGAACCGGAAAAGGCTTGGGAAGCTCTTGAAGAAAGTAAATTGTATATAGGTAATGAACTAAACCAAGGAGCTTATCTATGCGGACTACTCCGTTATTACATCCACACCCAAGATATGGTCAAAGCCCGGGAAACATTAAAAGAAACCACACAACTTTTCAGCAAGAATACAGAATTACGTATTAAGCGCACCACTAATCTACTAGAAATTGAAACCAATTATTACATAGAAACCGGTGAATTCGATAAAGCCCTAGATGTATTCCAGCAAGCCTTTGAAAAGCTTAGTCAAAATGGATTTATCACCCCTACACTATATCGCACACGTGGGTCCATCTATACTGCTAAAAAGGACTATCAGAAAGCAATTGAGAGTTATGAAAAAGCTTTTGCACTCAGTGATTCACTGAATAGTGCTCAGGAAGATATAGCTGTAGGAGAGTTCGCAACCATTTTGGGAATGGAACATCTTAACCTGGAAAACAAAGAGTTAATACAGAAAAATCAAGAAATACAATTAGAAACACGCCGGTATATTATCATTCTATTATGTATCATAGTAGTAATTGTCGGCATTATGTTTTTTCGCGAAACCCGGCTGAATAAAGTTCTACGCCGTGCTAAAGATGCAGAACAGAGTGCCAGCCGTATGAAAACTGAATTCATACAGAATATGAGCCATGAGATACGTACACCACTCAATTCCATAGTTGGTTTCTCGCAAATACTCAGTAGCAAGATTTCTGAAGAAGACGAAGAATCGAAAGAATATACAACTATCATCGAGCAAGGCAGTAACCATCTGCTTCAATTAGTAGACGACGTATTGGAATTATCCAGTCTTGATAGTGGCACTACCATCCCTATCGACACAAAGAGTGAGCTAAATGAGCTTTGTCTACAATGGATGGAACGCGTAAAACGCCTGGTTAAACCCGGAGTCGTTCTTTCTTATCAACCTGAACAGAACGAACTCTATCTGTATACAAACCCAGCACGTCTTGGACAGGTAGTATTACAATTACTGCACAACGCAGCAAAATTTACAGAAGAAGGTGGTATTACACTTAGTTGGCGCATTCTTCCCAAACAAAAGCAAATCATGATTTGCATCACCGACACCGGCATTGGCATTCCCCAGGATAAACAAGAATTTGTGTTCGAACGATTCGCCAAATTAGATACATTTTCAAAAGGTACCGGATTAGGACTTGCCCTCAGCCGTCTCATTATGGAAAGGATGGGTGGTAATCTTGCACTTGATGCCCAATATATGGATGGGTGTCGCTTTATACTGACTTTACCTATATAATAGACACCAAAAAGTGTCATAAAAACTTTTTATTCCAATAAAGAAAAGCTAAATTTGCAAAAAGAGTTTTACCAATAATGAACACAAAGAAACCGCCTTTACCTATTTTCATTTTTTTGTTTTGTCTCGGCATCTTATGCAGTTTTCCAATGCAAGGGCAACAAAGAGACACACAAAAAGAATATAATGTAGACAGTACATTGTATGCCTATTATATGCGTTGCAAAGCTGAAGTAAGTTCTCCTATCGTTATGCAAATGTCAGATACTCTTTTCCTTATGGCAGAAGAGCAAGGGGATCAGCGTATGCAAGCGGTAGCATTATGTAATAAACTCGATTATTATTATTATAAAAACAACCAACCGGACAGTATCAACCACTATGTAGAAATAGTAAAGGACTTTGCCAAGAAAACCAATCAGCCTAAATACTACTACTTCGCATGGAGCAAACGGCTCATCAACTACTACATCAAGCAACATCAAAACAACATAGCACTATATGAAGCCAACAAGATGATGCAGGAAGCGGAACAGGAACAGTACATGGATGGCATTGCCAATGCCTACAATGTGCTAAGCAGCATTTATCAACTCAAAAGACTGTACAGCCTGGCCATCGATAATAAAAAGAAAGAAATAGAAATTACGCTGGAATACGGCTTGGACAAATATAACTTATCCACCACCTACTCGATGTTGGGAGGGCTCTACAGCCTGACAGGCAAAACAGATGAAGCCCTCGAATGCCTCAACAAAAGCGCTACCTGTATTTATAGCAGCACACAGGAATTCTATTATTATGTCCGCCTC
This window of the Bacteroides intestinalis DSM 17393 genome carries:
- a CDS encoding cupin domain-containing carboxymuconolactone decarboxylase family protein, producing MNLKRIIIAITVVLIGTGNINAQDMKTEVPKISDFPVGEENTGYAQYFTGKSWLAPLTTSKELNVPISNVTFEPGCRNNWHSHTGGQLLIAVGGIGYYQERGKAARRLLSGDVVEIAPNVEHWHGAAPDSWFSHLAIACNPQTNQNTWLEVVNDEEYAEAVKDRSSKNEKDENRIELCKKNYTQLFGGEALTGEGTDPEMMNILQKYIFGEVFRTGDLDMKTREMITCVSLAAMQQLPQLKSHAGATLNVGITPIELREAIYQCAPIIGFPKVLNALSAINSTFTERGIKLPLEKQETVTEKNRLEKGLAIQKPLYGEAMKEFLKDVPGGMGADVARFLTEVHFGDFQTRSGLNTQTRELLTFCVLTVIGAELQLQSHLQANLKVGNSKEMLTAAVIQCMPYIGFPAAIKVLDIIKEA
- a CDS encoding tetratricopeptide repeat-containing sensor histidine kinase produces the protein MKIYKMGRLSSLFLLFFWLLIPWQLCGQETSEQEKYHVDSTLFVYYQHCKAEIKSSSVMQMLDTLFLMAKEKGDIRMQAVAISSKTDHFYFSPSFEGQEDSLILYTNTIKDFARKTNQPQYYYFAWANRLITYYTRQKKLNLALYEANKMQQESESREEIDGMQNCYQALLRIYQSKELYKQATVYAQKLIDLTLKYNLNKYNLTNKYLELSNCYLRTNEPEKAWEALEESKLYIGNELNQGAYLCGLLRYYIHTQDMVKARETLKETTQLFSKNTELRIKRTTNLLEIETNYYIETGEFDKALDVFQQAFEKLSQNGFITPTLYRTRGSIYTAKKDYQKAIESYEKAFALSDSLNSAQEDIAVGEFATILGMEHLNLENKELIQKNQEIQLETRRYIIILLCIIVVIVGIMFFRETRLNKVLRRAKDAEQSASRMKTEFIQNMSHEIRTPLNSIVGFSQILSSKISEEDEESKEYTTIIEQGSNHLLQLVDDVLELSSLDSGTTIPIDTKSELNELCLQWMERVKRLVKPGVVLSYQPEQNELYLYTNPARLGQVVLQLLHNAAKFTEEGGITLSWRILPKQKQIMICITDTGIGIPQDKQEFVFERFAKLDTFSKGTGLGLALSRLIMERMGGNLALDAQYMDGCRFILTLPI
- the cdaA gene encoding diadenylate cyclase CdaA → MFFDIGVKDIIDVLLVAFLLYYTYKLMKASGSINVFTGILIFILIWLVVSQVLEMKLLGSIFDKLVSVGVVALIILFQDEIRRFLLTLGSHQHASALVRFFTGNKKESMQHDEIMPVVMACISMGKQKVGALIVIEHNFPLDDVVRTGEIINADINQRLIENIFFKNSPLHDGAMVISKGRIKAAGCILPVSHNLDIPKELGLRHRAAMGISQESDALAIIVSEETGSISVAYKGQFHLRLNAEELESLLTKEN
- a CDS encoding TldD/PmbA family protein, with translation MDRRNFLRMGSLAVLGSLAAPSLALPDTVRGALGGTDNKSAVAAAMNHFGVTEADLKKVLTAALEKGGDYADLYFEHSFNNAVALMDGKVNNCSSNIDFGMGVRVLAGDQSGYAYVEGVTLEEMLRAARTAARIASSGKAGKPVAFKEKTIERDRYSVVTPWEEVSLKEKMPYLQKLNDKVFALDNRVRKVQASLSDNTTHVLFCNSEGVTYYDYRPMVSYMAFCIMEENGRMENNYATRSYRKGFEFMTDDIIEVIAREVVDNTAIMFKAIKPKGGELPVVMASGGSGILLHEAIGHAFEADFNRKNVSIFADQLNKKVCNAHISVVDDGTIPFNRGSVNFDDEGIEGQKTYIVKDGVLTSYLHDRISSKHYGVAPTGNGRRDTFRNVPIPRMRATYMEAGDMKEEDIISTVKNGIYAQQFTNGQVQIGAGDFTFFVKFGYMIEDGKLTQPIKDINIIGNGPKALADITMVASNDQIDNGTWTCGKDGQSCPVTCGMPSALVSKLTVGGEN
- a CDS encoding cupin domain-containing protein, with translation MKAIDWINHLNMSRHPEGGYYKEIFRSEKLIDNDKSAMTSIYYLLENEDKSAFHRLTSPEVWYYHAGYPLMLHVIHPDGRLVTHLMTADFSGEQQVAIEPGCWFAAELPSHFGYALVSCAVAPGFTFDDFELGTFDRLSKLYPDHEDLLKRLCQ
- a CDS encoding TldD/PmbA family protein, coding for MITDNNKKLAQWAMDFALKNGCQAAKVVLYANSNTSFELRDAKMDRLQQASESGMGINVYVDGRYGNYSTNRLDKKELETFIKNGIESTRYLAPDEFRVLADPARYYTGGKPDLQMFDDKIFGINPDDKVALARAAAGEVMGKNDRIISVETSYSDGENASYRLMSNGFEGESKSTWYSVSASVAIKGEGEARPSDYWYGSSLFYDKLPKTDIGSVALERVLRKLGQKKAKSGKYTMVVDPINSGRMLSPVLSALYGSSLQQKNSFLIDKLDQKVFSDKLTVMDDPHVIGANGSRYFDNEGVATEHRPIFENGVLKTYFFDTYNAKKMGVAPTISGPSRLVLTPGDKDLNGLIADVANGILVTGLNGGNSNSNTGDFSYGIEGFLIENGKLTQPVNEMNVTGNFLTLWNSLAAIGNDARTDRSWLVPSLVFEGVDFSGL
- the folP gene encoding dihydropteroate synthase, with translation METLSSKYINVNGSLLDLSGPCVMGILNITPDSFYAGSRMQTEAEIAARAQQILDEGAGIIDIGAYSSRPNAENVSPREEMERLRMGLEILRKTHPGAVISVDTFRADVARMCVEEYGVAIINDIAAGEMDGDMFRTVVELNVPYIMMHMQGTPQNMQQHPHYDNLLKEVFLYFAQKVQQLRDLGMKDIILDPGFGFGKTVEHNYELLAHLEEFRVFELPLLVGISRKSMIYRLLGNTPQDALNGTTVLDTICLLKGADILRVHDVREAVETVKIVEAMRKNSDKVIE